The following proteins come from a genomic window of Paramicrobacterium humi:
- the pheT gene encoding phenylalanine--tRNA ligase subunit beta — MRVPLSWLAEYVELPQDVTPESVQAALVRVGLEEEAIHRSELSGPIVVGEVLDFVEEPQKNGKVIRWCQVRVAPDGQTAADGGDAVHGIVCGAHNFVKGDKVVVTLPGSVLPGPFPIAARKTYGHLSDGMIASVRELGIGDDHDGILRLTTLGLDPEVGTDALSLLGLDDTAIEINVTPDRGYAFSMRGVAREYSHSTGAAFRDPAGIAVPEQLTGVSVRVEDQAPIRDRSGCSVFVTRVVRGVDAARPTPPWMSARLRLAGIRSVSILVDITNYVMLELGQPIHGYDLDKLTGDIVVRRAEAGETVTTLDGQERRLDREDLLITDDSGAIGIAGVMGGATTEMDAATRNVLIEAANFDPVSIARSARRHKLPSEASKRFERGVDPKIAAAAATRVAELMVELAGGTVDEEGSVLDDAREPEAILLPEGFAEKIVGVAYTPGEVSGALTMIGAHVERTAEGLLVTPPSWRPDLTVKVDLVEEIARIVGYDRIPSVLPVAPPGHGLTREQIIRRKVADALAAAGSTEVLAYPFVSAEANAAFGSGLDEPVAAVKLANALDATVPYLRTSLLPGLVDIARRNLARGLTSLSLFEIGRVFRPETGTDYGTAELPSGVERPSADVLATLDDGIPPQPRHVGVLVLGNAIEKQPGQDAVGSGIADVLAAVEQIGLASGIRIDVAQGSHKALHPGRTAELSVGGRIVGVAGELLPALAEEHDLPRVVAVAEIDLDAITAAGEHVTTTSAILTQPAATQDLSLLVGAGVAAASVQQAVTAGAGALLEHIRLVDDYRGTGVPEGEKSLTFALRFRAADRTLTAAEASEAKLAGAARAGELYGATIRE; from the coding sequence ATGCGGGTGCCGCTCAGTTGGCTCGCTGAATACGTCGAGCTTCCCCAGGATGTGACTCCCGAGTCGGTGCAGGCCGCTCTCGTGCGCGTCGGCCTGGAAGAGGAAGCCATCCACCGTTCGGAGCTGTCCGGCCCGATCGTCGTCGGAGAGGTCCTCGACTTCGTCGAGGAACCGCAGAAGAACGGCAAGGTCATCCGCTGGTGCCAGGTGCGCGTCGCTCCCGACGGCCAGACCGCGGCAGACGGCGGTGACGCCGTGCACGGCATCGTCTGCGGCGCGCACAACTTCGTGAAGGGCGACAAGGTCGTGGTGACCTTGCCCGGCTCCGTTCTGCCCGGCCCGTTTCCCATCGCCGCGCGCAAGACCTACGGCCACCTGTCCGACGGCATGATCGCGTCCGTGCGCGAGCTCGGCATCGGCGACGACCACGACGGAATCCTGCGCCTGACCACGCTCGGCCTCGACCCCGAAGTCGGCACCGACGCGCTCTCGCTGCTGGGCCTTGACGACACCGCCATCGAGATCAACGTCACGCCCGACCGCGGCTACGCGTTCTCCATGCGCGGCGTCGCTCGCGAGTACTCGCACTCGACCGGTGCCGCCTTCCGCGACCCGGCGGGCATCGCGGTCCCCGAGCAGCTGACCGGTGTGAGCGTGCGGGTGGAAGACCAGGCGCCGATCCGCGACCGCAGCGGCTGCAGCGTCTTCGTCACGCGGGTCGTCCGCGGCGTCGACGCCGCACGGCCGACACCGCCCTGGATGAGCGCGCGACTGCGACTCGCCGGCATCCGCTCGGTGTCGATCCTCGTCGACATCACCAACTACGTCATGCTCGAGCTCGGCCAGCCCATCCACGGCTACGACCTCGACAAGCTGACGGGCGACATCGTCGTGCGCCGTGCCGAGGCTGGCGAGACCGTGACGACGCTCGACGGGCAGGAGCGCCGCCTCGATCGCGAAGACCTGCTGATCACCGACGACTCGGGCGCCATCGGCATCGCCGGTGTCATGGGCGGAGCGACAACCGAGATGGATGCCGCCACGCGCAACGTTCTCATCGAGGCCGCCAACTTCGACCCCGTGTCGATCGCCCGCTCCGCCCGCCGGCACAAGCTGCCGAGCGAGGCGTCAAAGCGATTCGAGCGCGGCGTCGACCCGAAGATCGCGGCAGCCGCGGCGACGCGGGTCGCGGAGCTCATGGTCGAACTCGCCGGCGGAACCGTCGACGAGGAAGGCTCCGTGCTGGACGACGCGCGCGAGCCTGAGGCGATCCTGCTGCCCGAGGGCTTCGCCGAGAAGATCGTCGGTGTCGCCTACACGCCAGGCGAGGTCAGCGGTGCGCTCACGATGATCGGCGCTCACGTCGAGCGCACGGCGGAGGGCCTCCTGGTCACGCCGCCGAGCTGGCGCCCCGACCTCACGGTCAAGGTCGACCTCGTCGAGGAGATCGCGCGCATCGTCGGCTACGATCGCATCCCGAGCGTGCTGCCGGTCGCGCCTCCCGGACACGGCCTCACGCGGGAGCAGATCATCCGGCGCAAGGTCGCCGATGCGCTTGCGGCGGCCGGAAGCACCGAAGTGCTCGCCTACCCGTTCGTGTCGGCCGAGGCGAACGCGGCGTTCGGCTCCGGTCTCGACGAACCGGTGGCAGCTGTCAAGCTCGCGAACGCCCTCGACGCGACCGTGCCGTACCTGCGCACGTCGCTCCTGCCCGGCCTCGTCGACATCGCGCGACGCAACCTGGCGCGCGGCCTGACGAGCCTGTCGCTGTTCGAGATCGGTCGTGTCTTCCGGCCCGAGACCGGGACGGACTACGGCACGGCGGAGCTGCCGAGCGGAGTCGAGCGGCCGAGCGCCGACGTGCTCGCGACGCTCGACGACGGCATTCCGCCGCAGCCGCGGCACGTGGGCGTTCTCGTTCTCGGCAACGCGATCGAGAAGCAGCCGGGCCAGGACGCGGTCGGCTCGGGCATCGCGGACGTCCTCGCGGCCGTCGAGCAGATCGGACTCGCCTCCGGCATCCGTATCGATGTTGCGCAGGGCTCTCACAAGGCGCTGCACCCCGGACGCACGGCGGAGCTCTCCGTTGGCGGTCGAATCGTCGGGGTCGCGGGGGAGCTGCTGCCCGCCCTCGCCGAGGAGCACGACCTGCCGCGCGTCGTAGCCGTCGCCGAGATCGACCTCGACGCCATCACCGCCGCGGGCGAGCATGTCACCACGACATCCGCCATCCTCACCCAGCCGGCTGCGACGCAAGACCTTTCCCTTCTCGTCGGAGCGGGAGTGGCCGCCGCCTCCGTGCAGCAAGCGGTCACGGCCGGAGCGGGTGCTCTTCTCGAGCACATACGCCTCGTCGACGACTACCGCGGCACCGGCGTGCCCGAGGGGGAGAAGAGCCTCACCTTCGCGCTGCGGTTCCGCGCCGCAGACCGCACGCTCACAGCGGCGGAGGCCTCGGAGGCAAAGCTCGCCGGAGCCGCACGCGCCGGCGAGCTGTACGGCGCGACGATCAGGGAGTGA